A region of Cryptococcus decagattii chromosome 3, complete sequence DNA encodes the following proteins:
- a CDS encoding phosphatidylserine decarboxylase, protein MANPEQVPAEYRIHRLTDWNPRDSRHHHRFIRDTVEYVEKHPKPLHPVLKEFQDAVEKSTRLSMLFQLMFKQIPHNKEYLKDAAGNSQVRDFGHLLRLLNHIISTAPIWTKGAVNVGLVGVPVTALLDWPMGTTAGFCVFQDPTVNEHLKKILDVWGEFLSSPESAHALSDNETGWFGPVGLPALEKIANVGKTSYTFEQFYKCDPSAKYYGFKSWDDFFTRSFREEVRPVASPDDDSVVANACESKVYKVGRNIHARDQFWIKGQPYSVLDVLSFDDYAERFVGGTIYQAFLSPLSYHRWHSPVSGTIKRAYVVQGTYYSEPPFVGIEANQNADPHGERNSQEYLSATATRAIIFIDNPKIGLVAFVGIGMTEVSTCEITVKEGQQVKKGNDIGTFHFGGSTHCLLFEKGINLEGFPKPSDENVPIRSKLCVAK, encoded by the exons ATGGCAAACCCCGAACAAGTACCCGCGGAATATCGCATTCACCGA TTGACTGATTGGAACCCACGTGATAGCCGACATCACCACAGATTCATCAGGGACACCGTTGAATACGTAGAAAAACACCCAAAGCCTCTTCACCCGGTACTCAAGGAGTTTCAAGATGCAGTGGAGAAGAGTACTCGGCTGTCAATGCTTTTTCAATTAATGTTCAAACAG ATTCCCCATAACAAAGAGTATCTCAAAGACGCGGCGGGCAATAGTCAAGTGCGGGACTTTGGACATCTCCTCCGACTTCTCAACCACATTATCAGCACAGCTCCTATATGGACAAAAGGAGCTGTAAATGTAGGACTGGTGGGTGTACCTGTGACTGCTCTGCTGGACTGGCCGATGGGCACGACTGCTGGGTTTTGCGTGTTCCAGGATCCTACAGTGAATGAGCAT TTAAAGAAGATCCTCGATGTATGGGGTGAATTCTTGTCATCCCCCGAATCTGCCCACGCGCTCTCCGACAATGAAACGGGATGGTTCGGCCCTGTCGGGTTGCCTGCTCTCGAAAAGATTGCCAATGTCGGCAAGACTTCTTATACTTTTGAGCAATTCTATAAATGTGACCCGTCGGCTAAATATTACGGCTTCAAATCCTGGGATGACTTTTTCACTCGCAGTTTCCGAGAAGAAGTCCGACCGGTAGCTTCTCCTGATGATGATAGTGTCGTGGCGAATGCCTGCGAGTCAAAGGTCTACAAGGTCGGCCGTAACATTCATGCTCGAGACCAGTTCTGGATCAAGGGTCAACCATACTCTGTACTTGATGTCCTGTCATTTGATGACTATGCTGAGCGTTTTGTTGGTGGCACCATCTACCAAGCGTTCCTGAGCCCCTTGTCGTATCACAGATGGCACTCTCCCGTTTCTGGGACTATCAAAAGAGCCTACGTTGTGCAAGGGACGTACTATAGCGAGCCTCCTTTCGTAGGAATTGAGGCCAACCAGAACGCCGACCCTCATGGAGAGAGGAACAGTCAGGAGTACTTGTCTGCCACCGCTACTAGGGCTATCATCTTTATTGATAACCCCAAGATTGGGTTGGTAGCGTTCGTGGGTATTGGAATGACAGAAGTGTCGACCTGTGAGATCACTGTGAAGGAAGGGCAACAGGTGAAGAAAGGTAATGACATCGG AACATTCCATTTTGGTGGATCAACTCACTGTTTGTTGTTCGAAAAGGGTATTAACTTGGAAGGCTTTCCCAAACCGTCAGACGAGAATGTCCCAATCAGGAGCAAATTGTGTGTAGCCAAGTAA